The genomic interval CAAGACCGAGGCGTGGATGCACGCGATCGACGACTGGCGCAAGCAGTTTCCGCTGCACTTTGGCGCGTCTGACGAGGTCATCTTGCCGGAGTTTGCGGTTCAGACCATCGAGCGCATCACGGCCGGGAGCAAGCGCATCATCTGTACCGAGGTGGGGCAGAACCAGATGTGGGCCTGCCAGTACACACGCATCACCGAGCCGCGCACGTGGGTCTCGTCCGGGGGCCTGGGCACGATGGGCTTCGGCCTGCCGGCCGCGATGGGCGCCAAGCTTGGAATGCCGGATCACCTCGTCATCGATATCGCCGGCGACGGCTCTATCCAGATGAACAGCCAAGAGATGGCGACCTGCAAGATCAACGACATCCCCGTCAAGGTGGTCGTGCTGAACAACGGCTACTTGGGCATGGTCCGTCAGTGGCAGGAGCTGTTCTACGGCGAGCGCTACTCGGCGTCCGTGCTCGACCAGGACTGCCCGGACTTCGTGAAGCTCGCCGAGGCGTACGGATGGCTGGGTCTGCGCGTGAGCGATCCAGCCGACCTGGAGGCCACGCTGAAGCAGGCGTTCGAGTACGAGGGGCCCGCACTGGTCGATGTGCGCGTCTCGCGTCTCGAGTGCGTCTTCCCGATGGTCGCACCCGGCGGCTCGATCGACGAGATGTTGGGCGGCGTGCCGGGATGCCCGGTCTCCGAGATGCTCGACGACGACATGCTTGAGGAGGTGTGGGAGTAGATGATGCACCACACACTATCGGTGCTGGTCGAGAACAAGCCTGGCGTGCTCACGCGCGTCACGTCGCTGTTCGCTCGGCGAGGCTTCAACATCGACTCGCTTGCGGTGGGTCCCACCGAGGACCCCAGGCTTTCGCGCATCACGATCGTGGTGAGCGCCGAGGACACGCCGCTCGAGCAGATCACCAAGCAGCTGCACAAGCTCATCAACGTGATCAAGATCCAAGACCTCGACCCCGCCGAGTCTATCGACCGCGAACTGGTGCTGTTCAAGGTCAACGCGGCCTCCGAGAAGCGCCACGAGATCATCGAGATCGCCAACGTCTTTCGCGCCAAAGTCATCGACGTCGGCCGCAACTCGCTGACGATCGAGGCGACCGGCTCGCCGGACAAGATCCAAGCGATGGAGGACCTCTTCCGCGCCTACGGCATCAAGGAGCTCGCGCGCACTGGCAAGATCGCGCTGTCACGCGGCTCTCGCGAGAGTTAACACCCCCAACACACGCACTGCGCACGGCACGGGTAGGACCCAAGGCACGACACGAATCCGCTTGAGCACCACCACGAGGGAAGGCGAATAGAATGGCGACGATCTACTACGAGAAGGATTGCGACAAGTCCATCATCCTGGGCAAGAAGGTCGCGATCATCGGCTACGGCAGTCAGGGTCATGCACACGCACTGAACCTGCACGACTCGGGTGTCGACGTCCGCGTCGGCCTTCGTCCCGGCTCCAAGAGCATCGACAAGGCCAAGGAAGCCGGCCTGAAGGTACTGACGCCTCGCGAAGCGGCCGCCGAGGCCGACCTCGTCATGATCCTGGCGCCCGACGAGCTGCAGTCGCATATCTACTACAGCGAGATCCACGAGTCGATGACGGCGGGCAAGGCGCTGGCCTTCGCGCACGGCTTCAACATCCGCTTCGATGCGATCGTGGCACCTGAAGATGTCGACGTCATCATGATTGCCCCCAAGGGCCCGGGCCACATGGTCCGTCGCGTCTACACCGAGGGTTCGGGCGTCCCGAACGTCATCGCCGTTCACCAGGACGCCACCGGCACGGCCATGGAGCTCGCGAAGTCCTACGCATGGGGCATCGGCGGGTCGCGTGCCGGCGTCATCGAGACCACGTTTGCCGAGGAGACCGAGACCGATCTCTTTGGCGAGCAGGTCGTGTTGTGCGGCGGCCTGACCCACCTGATCCAGGCCGGTTTCGACACGCTGGTCGAGGCTGGCTACCAGCCCGAGATCGCCTACTTCGAGTGCCTACACGAGGTCAAGCTCATCGTCGACCTGATGTTTGAGGGCGGCATGGCCAAGATGCGCGACTCGATCAGCAACACCGCCGAGTACGGCGACTACTACACGGGCCCCAAGATCATCACCGACGACACGCGCGAGGCGATGGCCGAGGCGCTGTGGAACATCCAGAACGGCGGCTTTGCTCGCGACTGGATTCTCGAGAACAAGGCCGGTCAGCCGTGGTTCAAGTCGATGCGCCGCATCCACGCGGACGCCTACGTCGAAGAAGTCGGCGCTGAGCTGCGAAGCATGTTTAGCTGGATCAAGAAGGACGCTTAGGGACGCGGGCGCAGCCCGCGCCGCTCAGCGTCTCGCCAAATTGAGCAGACGCCTTCGGCGCAGCTCATTTGGCGAACGCGGGAATGCCGGATGCCTGGACTACTTAGGGAGTACTACGATGCAGAAGAAGTACCTGATGACCCCGGGGCCGACCCCGGTACCGGCCGAGGTCATGCTCAAGATGGCCGCGCCGATCATTCACCACCGCACGCCCGATTTCTCGGCGGCGTTCGCCGAGGCCATCACCAACCTGAAGTACGTCTTCCAGACCGAGGCCGACGTACTGCTCTTTGCGTGCTCCGGTACCGGCGTCATGGAGTCCGCGATCGTGAACTGCTTCTCGGCCGGTGACACCGTCATCGTGTGTCGCAACGGCAAGTTCGGCGATCGCCAGAAGAAGATCGCCGAGGTCTACGGCCTGAACGTGGTCGACCTGCAGTACGGCTGGACC from Coriobacteriia bacterium carries:
- the ilvN gene encoding acetolactate synthase small subunit, which encodes MHHTLSVLVENKPGVLTRVTSLFARRGFNIDSLAVGPTEDPRLSRITIVVSAEDTPLEQITKQLHKLINVIKIQDLDPAESIDRELVLFKVNAASEKRHEIIEIANVFRAKVIDVGRNSLTIEATGSPDKIQAMEDLFRAYGIKELARTGKIALSRGSRES
- the ilvC gene encoding ketol-acid reductoisomerase gives rise to the protein MATIYYEKDCDKSIILGKKVAIIGYGSQGHAHALNLHDSGVDVRVGLRPGSKSIDKAKEAGLKVLTPREAAAEADLVMILAPDELQSHIYYSEIHESMTAGKALAFAHGFNIRFDAIVAPEDVDVIMIAPKGPGHMVRRVYTEGSGVPNVIAVHQDATGTAMELAKSYAWGIGGSRAGVIETTFAEETETDLFGEQVVLCGGLTHLIQAGFDTLVEAGYQPEIAYFECLHEVKLIVDLMFEGGMAKMRDSISNTAEYGDYYTGPKIITDDTREAMAEALWNIQNGGFARDWILENKAGQPWFKSMRRIHADAYVEEVGAELRSMFSWIKKDA